ATAGGGAATAACTGTCTCATCGAGACGGGTCATAAGATAACTAAAAAAAACGTTTTTGTCATAGAAAATGGGGTTTTGACTGAAAAAAAGTCAAAAAAAGATGCTTGTCATTTTAGTGTCATTTTGAATAGTTATATTTAGGAAGTGGATTCATTAGAACGTGTATTTATCGCCCTGGGCTCCAATCTTCCAAATCGCTATAAGCATCTGGAAGAAGGTCGCGACATGCTTCGCAAGATCTCGGCGGGCGGGTGGCTGGAAAGCCCCATATACGAAACTCCTCCGGTTGGTCCGGAGGGGCAGGGTCCTTATTTTAACCAGGTTGTCTCGTTCTGGTATTCAGGAACCTCTACACGTTTGCTCAATTACTTAAAAGGTGCAGAATTTGTCCTTGGGCGCAAACCCCGTGGTCATTGGAATTCCAGGGAAATCGACTTGGACCTGCTGTACTTTGGCAAGGAAATCCGCCAGGGGAGGCCCAACCTCCCGCATCCCCAGATTTTGAACCGTCAGTTTGTCCTTGTGCCGTTGAGCGACATTGCTCCGGAGTGGGAAGACCCGAGAACCGGTTCCAAGATCAAGGATTTGCTTTTGAATCTCCTCGCTAAGGAGGAGAAGATTCCCTTCCGCGTAATCACCTCGGAGGAACCTTAGTATGATGATAGACATGAGCCAGTACGGGAAGAAACTGACTGACAACGGTGTCCATTTCCTGGCCATCGAAGGCGTCATCGGTGTGGGTAAGACC
This DNA window, taken from Fibrobacter sp., encodes the following:
- the folK gene encoding 2-amino-4-hydroxy-6-hydroxymethyldihydropteridine diphosphokinase, whose product is MDSLERVFIALGSNLPNRYKHLEEGRDMLRKISAGGWLESPIYETPPVGPEGQGPYFNQVVSFWYSGTSTRLLNYLKGAEFVLGRKPRGHWNSREIDLDLLYFGKEIRQGRPNLPHPQILNRQFVLVPLSDIAPEWEDPRTGSKIKDLLLNLLAKEEKIPFRVITSEEP